The sequence below is a genomic window from Leptotrichia hongkongensis.
CAAAAAAGAATAAAATCTAATATTTTAAAATGATTAAAATGTAATTTTTTTTAATAGAAAATATACTAGTTGTATAATTTATTTCTACTATTCTTCACTAAAACTTTAAACAAGTTTTACAATATATTCAATCAATTCCTCAATTGTATGGAAAAATATTCCATAATTCAATACTGGACGTTTTATTGCTAAAATTTTTACTCCACATTCCTGACACGCTTCAACTTTTTGAAGTTCTCCCCCAGTTTCACCGCTCTCTTTTGTTATAAGATAATCAATCTTAAAATCTTTTAACATCGCAATATTCATATTTTTAGAAAACGGCCCCTGCATTGCAATTATATTTTTAGGTAAATATCCAAGCTCTTCAGCACTTTGTATTGAAGTTGTTGTTGGCAGAATTCTAACAAACAAATTATTTTTCTCTCTTATTTCTTTTATTTCCGCCAAAGTGTTCGATCCCAATGTACTCAATACATTTTTATTTTCAACTTTATTTAAAAACATAATTATTTCCTGTAAATTTTGGAATTTAAATACATTTTCACTTCCATAATCAACCATTTTTCTTTCAAATCTTACATATTTTATCTCTTTTCCTTTTTCGGCTCTTTCATTCAAATAACTTACCATTGAAATAACAGTATTACTAATATTTTGTGCATATGGATGGCTAGCATCAATAATTAAGTCAATCTTCTTCTCTAAAATCATGCTTTCAATCTGCAGTACATTCAATCTTTCTGAAAGTACATGCACTTTTTCATTCTTAGCCACATCTTCAAGTAATTTTCCACCATACTCAGTAGCTGTACTCACTATAATCTCATCTTCCCGAACTTTCAAAACTTCATCTAAAATACTTCTGGAATCTTTCGTTCCACCAATTATCCAAATCATTTAATTTCCCTTTCCTAATCATTATAATTTTAGTATCTATCAAATATGTTTGATTATACTACTTTATTATTATACTAATAATTTTAACTTTTGCAAATATTATTTACAATTTATTCAATATATTTTTCTAATAAATTTACTAATCGAATAAAAAGTACAATATTTTTATCTTATTATTAAATAATATGTAATATAATTCAAAATTTATAAATCACTATTTAACATAGAAAATAATATTAAACACTATAACACAAATCAAACTACAAAATAAATAAAAAAAATAGATAAAATATTTAAAAAATAAACTTTACAATAAATAAAAAATCTGATATTCTATTCATTATTAAGGAAAAAATTTACAATATTAATCAACTTTTTCAATAAATAAACAACTCTTAAGTTACAAAATTTGAAAATTATGATTTTCTCAAAATTCAATGCTAAACTTCACTTGAAACAAAAATAATAATAAAAAATTTTAAATCTAAACTAGAAAATATGCAGTTGAAAATTTATAAAATAAACAAAAAATATCTTAGTTCTATTTTAAAATAAAAATATACCTGTATAACTAATTTATTAATTTGACATATTTTTTCATTTCAAGTAAGTTTAACATAATTACAAGAAAATCAAAATGTT
It includes:
- the cobK gene encoding precorrin-6A reductase; protein product: MIWIIGGTKDSRSILDEVLKVREDEIIVSTATEYGGKLLEDVAKNEKVHVLSERLNVLQIESMILEKKIDLIIDASHPYAQNISNTVISMVSYLNERAEKGKEIKYVRFERKMVDYGSENVFKFQNLQEIIMFLNKVENKNVLSTLGSNTLAEIKEIREKNNLFVRILPTTTSIQSAEELGYLPKNIIAMQGPFSKNMNIAMLKDFKIDYLITKESGETGGELQKVEACQECGVKILAIKRPVLNYGIFFHTIEELIEYIVKLV